The Acidobacteriota bacterium nucleotide sequence CAGTAGGAAGCGGCCGAAACGCGAGCAGCTCGCGGCTCAGGGAGCGCTGGAAGGCGGCGGTAGCACATCGTCGTCACCAGCGCCGTACCCTGAATCCGAGCGATCGGTCCGCAGGAACGCTTCGCCACCGATCCCCGCCATTGGCTTCGTTTCCGGATTGCCTGACGAATCGAGGAACCCCTCAGTTCGCAACTTCGCGCAATCCCTCCTTCTCGGCGGGGATCGGATCATTCGAGCGGTCGAGCCGGACCACGACCCAGCCCGCTTCCCGTCGCTCGACCTCGATGTAAACCGAGCGCCACATACCCTCGACATTCTCTCCCCAGCCGAATCGCCGGTCCGACCAGGCCCGGGGAGGTACGCCCTCCGACTGGAGTTTCGCCTCCACCATGGCAATCACCTCTTCAGGTCCTGTGTGGTCGCATCCCATGCCGCTGGTTCGCATTAAGTCGGAGTCGCGCTATATTAATCCGTCAGGAGGTCAGGATTGGACCCAGCTTCGAACGATCAAACAGCCGCTGACTCGGTTGCCCAGCAGCAGCTCAAGATCGTCACCGACAGACTCAGAGAAGGCGTCGCGGTCCTGAGACAGGGTGACCATGCCCGCGCTCTCCACATCTTCGAGACAGTCTACAAGTCGGAAGATCTTCCCAAACCGGTCACCGGCCTCTCCTATTACGGTCTCTGTCTGTCATCGGTCAATCAACAGCACCGTGCGGGGATTGCGCTCTGCGAGAAGGCCATCCAGGAAAAGCCGAACGACGTTGCTCATTACGCAAATCTCGTCGAGACCTACGAATCGGCCGGGAGGCGCAAGAAGGCGGTCGACTTTCTCGATAGCTCGATCCAGCAGTTCCCGCGCGCCAGGATCCTTCAGGATCTGAAACAGAAACTCGGCAGGCGGAAACGGCCCGTCATTCCCTTTCTTGCCAGGGGTAACGTCGTCAACGTCGTCCTGGGGCACATGCGCCATACCCTCTTCGAAAAGAAAGAAAAGAAGCGCGCCGGCAAATAGCCAGATCTCCAGCTCGCCGCCGGGACCTGGCCTGGACCGACCCGGTGTCGCGCGCCCTAGTCGGCTGTACGCGCCTGCGCCATCGCATCTTCGATCGCGGAAATCGAGCGGGGGATCGAGCTGGTCAACCAGATCGGCGTGGACCGAATCGGACACCAGAATGTCGTCTTCGATCCTCACCCCGATCCCGGCATACTTCCTATGCGCGGGGCGAACTGCTTCGATGAATGCACGATTTTCGGCGGTGTCGGGCAGATGATCGAGTGCATCCGGGCGAATGTAGATGCCGGGCTCGATCGTGAAGACCATCCCTGGCCGGATCTCGGCGTCTCGCCGTCCCGGATCGTGGACGTTGAGACCGAGGTAGTGGGACGTTCCGTGCTTGACCCAGGTCTGGTATTGATCGGATTTCGCGTCGGTGATCAGCCCGAGCTCGAGCAGCCCGCGCTTCATCACTTCGACGGCTGCCGCATGAATCGTTTGAAGCGTCGCTCCCGGCTCGACCGCATCCGCGGCCGCCTTCTGAGCGTCATGAACGATCCGGTAGATCTCCGCCTGAGTCGCGGAGAAAGAACCGTCCGCGGGAACCGTGCGCGTGACGTCGGCAGCATACTGGCCGTACTCCGCCCCGACGTCCACCAGAAGAAGCTCGTCACGCCGGATCTTTCCAGCTGAGGACTCGTAATGAAGGGTCGTCGCGTTCACACCCGATGCGACGATCGACGGAAATGCCCATGATGTGGCATTGAGCTTCCGGAACGTACCTTCGATCTCACCCTCGATCTCGTATTCGTGCTGCGCGTGGGGGAGGGCGGCGAACGCGTTCCGAAGCGCTTCCCCGGTGATGTCGACCGCGTGTCTTATGTATGCCAGCTCGAGAGGCGACTTGATCGACCGCATTTCGATGAGCAGGTCGAACGCGCTTCGGAGATTGAATCCCGACCTCGTTCGCGCCCAGTCCGCTGCGAGATCCTGCTCCCGCCTGTACTCGGGATCGTCCCGGCGGGGGATGAGCAGGAACAGGCTGGCGTTCCCTTCGGCCGCGGCTTCGAAAAGATGCTCGTAGCCGCCGGGCGCATCTTCCGGTGGCGTTGGGCCGAGCGGCGACGCGAGGACGTTTTCGGCAGTGGGGCGATAGGGAACCCGCGACTTCAGCGCCTCGAGAAACGGCTCGAGCTCGGCCGCCTCCCAGATCTCGTCGATGCCGGACAACCTCGACGCGTCGTCTGCGGAGTACATCGCACCGGTCCAGATCTCCCGCTTCGGATCCCGTCGCGGCAGAAACAGAATTTCGGGAGTCCGCGGATGTCCGGGCATAAGTACGAGCGCCGCCCCCGTCTGCTGAAGGCGGGTGAGATAGAAGAAATAGTTTTCCTGCCGGAATTCGTAGTTTACTCTCCCGGAAAACCGGCGTGGCTCGCCGGCGAGGAGCACCAGCACTCCGGACGGACCGATCGCCTCGGCCATTCGAGCCCGTCTCTGCGTGACCTCACGGGCGTAGGATTCGTCGGAGATCTCCGGGGCAGCGAGCGCTACCGGGACCTCAGTCTGCGCGAGACCGCTCGAAGCGTTCAGTAGCATGAAAGCCAGCGGGATGGTGATTGAACGAGCGAGTTTCGCCATTATGGAGCTCCGTGCGTTGCATTCTAGTGGAGAGCGAAAGGGGTCGTGCACCGAACCTGCACGATAGAATGACGGCGGAATGACGAAAAAGAGAGTCGGCATCTACGGATGGGGGTTGGTGGCGCCGAAATCACCCGACATCGAGACATTCGAGAGAAACCTGGAAGAGTCGGGCACCTGGCTCGACCGGTTCGAGGGGTTTGGCCCGTCCAATTTCCTGGTCGGAACGCCGGAGTTCGACTTTACCAGGTATCGAGGCTGGCTGGACGAGAGGTTTCCCCCGTCGAAGTTCTCGCAGCTCGACGAAAAGATGGGGCCGATGACCAAGTACGCGATGGGCTCGTTCATTCAGTCGCTGTCGCAGAATCCGGGGATCGAGGAGTCGCTGCAGGAGATGGGTATCCGATGTCACGTGTACGTCGGAACCGGTCTCGGCGAGGTGAGCGTGCAGCACGAGGCATCGCTTCGCTACGATCGAGTGAGCCGGCGGTGGAATGCGTTCTGGGCCGCGCCGGAGCGATGCCGTGCACTTCGCGAGCACCTGGAAGGAAGCAACGTCGATCCTTCCGCGCCACTCCCTCCGGAAAAATTCCAGCCCGGCTCCGAGGAGTGGATCGACGCAAAGCACGCCTGGGAGCGGCTCTGGGCCGAGCGGAGTGATTCGCTCGCCAGCTACCTGGACGAGGCTGCGCGAATTCAAAGTCAGGTCGTGCCCCCTTCTTCCGGCACGGCGAAACTGGGGACGATCAAGCAGAAGCTGACCGCGATCCGCAAGCTCAACCGCGACTGGGGTTGTCCGGAGGAGCCGTGGAGCGCGGTTTCGCCGAATTACCTCTGGAACATCGCCAACATTCCGGCCTCTCAGATCTCGATGATCGGGAGGATCATGGGGCCGGCAGTCGCGCCGATTGCGGCGTGCGCATCGTTCGGGATCGCGCTCAAGCTCGGATGGAACGCGATCCAGCTCGATCAGGCGGACGCGGTGGTGATCGGGATGACCGATCCTCCTCCGCACCCCGTCACCGTTTCGGCATTCTACAACGCGAATGTCCTGTCGGCAGACCGCGAGGTTTCGAGGCCGATGACCGGTCTGAAGGGAACCCACGTTGCTGGTGGCGCCTGCGTCTGGATCATCGCGGACTCCGAGAAGATGGAAGCGAGAGGATTCACGCCTCTCGGACTCGAGATCCTCGCGGTC carries:
- a CDS encoding aminopeptidase P N-terminal domain-containing protein gives rise to the protein MAKLARSITIPLAFMLLNASSGLAQTEVPVALAAPEISDESYAREVTQRRARMAEAIGPSGVLVLLAGEPRRFSGRVNYEFRQENYFFYLTRLQQTGAALVLMPGHPRTPEILFLPRRDPKREIWTGAMYSADDASRLSGIDEIWEAAELEPFLEALKSRVPYRPTAENVLASPLGPTPPEDAPGGYEHLFEAAAEGNASLFLLIPRRDDPEYRREQDLAADWARTRSGFNLRSAFDLLIEMRSIKSPLELAYIRHAVDITGEALRNAFAALPHAQHEYEIEGEIEGTFRKLNATSWAFPSIVASGVNATTLHYESSAGKIRRDELLLVDVGAEYGQYAADVTRTVPADGSFSATQAEIYRIVHDAQKAAADAVEPGATLQTIHAAAVEVMKRGLLELGLITDAKSDQYQTWVKHGTSHYLGLNVHDPGRRDAEIRPGMVFTIEPGIYIRPDALDHLPDTAENRAFIEAVRPAHRKYAGIGVRIEDDILVSDSVHADLVDQLDPPLDFRDRRCDGAGAYSRLGRATPGRSRPGPGGELEIWLFAGALLFFLFEEGMAHVPQDDVDDVTPGKKGNDGPFPPAEFLFQILKDPGARELLDRAIEKVDRLLAPPGRFVGLDEICVMSNVVRLFLDGLLAERNPRTVLLIDR
- a CDS encoding beta-ketoacyl synthase codes for the protein MTKKRVGIYGWGLVAPKSPDIETFERNLEESGTWLDRFEGFGPSNFLVGTPEFDFTRYRGWLDERFPPSKFSQLDEKMGPMTKYAMGSFIQSLSQNPGIEESLQEMGIRCHVYVGTGLGEVSVQHEASLRYDRVSRRWNAFWAAPERCRALREHLEGSNVDPSAPLPPEKFQPGSEEWIDAKHAWERLWAERSDSLASYLDEAARIQSQVVPPSSGTAKLGTIKQKLTAIRKLNRDWGCPEEPWSAVSPNYLWNIANIPASQISMIGRIMGPAVAPIAACASFGIALKLGWNAIQLDQADAVVIGMTDPPPHPVTVSAFYNANVLSADREVSRPMTGLKGTHVAGGACVWIIADSEKMEARGFTPLGLEILAVGMSSDAHHIITPSKDGPQLAIRDALEASGPGTIATWDLHATATPGDSTEIAHALEILHSSVLFTARKGTFGHGMSVGGGWELTAQHLGVSRGHLFPTVLADEDLHADVREQAARFVLADGSEIAGGLSGKLSMGIGGVNSCVISRPW